A genome region from Myroides fluvii includes the following:
- a CDS encoding OsmC family protein: protein MSKKVVKVLGFSVRESQLAIKTANFSFTVKDGKELGQAAQVDSEELILAKLAGSIHAIGNLLGSTLNLDLKSIQIEVSGVIDEALQQKQLDAAVFKKIDVIVKPTSTASIIVLKEWMDAVKLACPVFANFKQQTPTIVTLVKEYDHVNVA, encoded by the coding sequence GAGTAAAAAAGTAGTAAAAGTATTGGGCTTTTCAGTGAGAGAAAGTCAGCTAGCCATCAAAACAGCAAACTTCTCATTCACCGTAAAAGACGGTAAAGAATTAGGGCAAGCAGCCCAAGTCGATTCGGAAGAATTGATCTTAGCTAAATTAGCGGGAAGCATCCACGCTATTGGGAATTTATTGGGTTCAACCTTAAATTTGGATTTGAAATCGATTCAAATTGAAGTAAGTGGTGTGATAGACGAAGCTTTGCAACAAAAACAGTTGGACGCTGCAGTGTTTAAAAAAATTGACGTGATTGTCAAACCTACATCAACAGCTTCCATCATTGTGTTGAAAGAATGGATGGATGCAGTGAAATTAGCATGTCCAGTATTTGCTAATTTTAAACAACAAACACCGACAATCGTTACGTTAGTGAAGGAGTATGATCATGTAAATGTTGCCTAG